The following coding sequences are from one Neurospora crassa OR74A linkage group I, whole genome shotgun sequence window:
- a CDS encoding 40S ribosomal protein S27: protein MVLAVDLLNPSPASEARKHKLKTLVPAPRSFFMDVKCPGCFTITTVFSHAQTVVICQGCTTVLCQPTGGKARLTEGCSFRRK, encoded by the exons ATG GTTCTCGCCGTTGATCTCCTCAACCCCAGCCCGGCTTCCGAGGCCCGCAAGCACAAGCTCAAG ACCCTTGTGCCTGCCCcccgctccttcttcatgGACGTCAAGTGCCCCGGCTgcttcaccatcaccactgtCTTCTCCCACGCCCAGACCGTCGTCATCTGCCAGGGCTGCACCACTGTCCTTTGCCAGCCCACCGGTGGTAAGGCTCGCCTCACCGAGGGCTGCTCTTTCCGCCGCAAGTAG
- a CDS encoding phosducin family protein, with amino-acid sequence MAAPGDQRIAVPIDDPNADTEWNDILRKHGVIPEKPPSPTPMIQEAIEEARRLAHENRLEGKDLDELDELEDEEDEEFLEIYRQQRMKELSALQKKSVHGSVYPLSKPEYSREVTDASQNGPVFVLLTSSLGTNVESRVLSELWRQAAREYGDIKFCEMRASQAIENYPERNCPTILVYNKGDIVKQVVTLMTMHGVKTNMLDIDKLLVDVGAIPDNDMRVAKRRREAQDAEEEKLFSKNIRSTSDHKEEDDDDWD; translated from the exons ATGGCCGCCCCGGGAGACCAGCGCATAGCTGTTCCTATCGACGACCCTAACGCCGACACAGAATG GAACGATATCCTTCGCAAGCATGGTGTCATCCCCGAGAAGCCCCCTAGCCCGACGCCTATGATTCAGGAAGCTATCGAGGAGGCGCGCCGACTTGCACACGAGAACAGGCTTGAAGGCAAGGACCTGGACGAGCTTGACGAACtagaagacgaggaggacgaagagttCCTGGAGATTTACCGCCAGCAGAGGATGAAGGAGCTCAGCGCACTGCAAAAGAAGTCGGTACACGGCAGCGTCTACCCCTTATCTAAGCCCGAATACTCCCGCGAAGTCACCGATGCGTCACAGAATGGACCAGTGTTTGTCCTCcttacctcctccttgggcaCCAACGTCGAGTCGAGAGTTCTGTCAGAGCTCTGGCGCCAGGCAGCAAGGGAGTACGGCGATATCAAGTTCTGCGAAATGAGAGCGTCGCAAGCTATCGAAAACTACCCTGAGCGCAACTGTCCTACGATTTTGGTCTATAACAAGGGGGATATTGTCAAACAGGTTGTGACACTCATGACAATGCATGGTGTCAAGACCAACATGTTGGACATCGATAAGCTACTCGTCGATGTTGGGGCGATCCCTGACAATGACATGCGGGTTGccaagagaaggagggaggctCAGGatgcagaggaggagaagctctTTAGCAAGAACATCAGAAGCACCTCTGACCacaaggaagaggacgacgatgactGGGACTAA
- a CDS encoding DUF1620 domain-containing protein: protein MHLPTQLSALLLVALPSAVRAVFQDEVGHIDYHYELLGLPQRETTFFHKPRRDDKASLLYTLSDVGVLGAVNPSSGAVLWRQLLNGTITDGGGFLRAGEGQNWLASAYGQSVHAWDAVNGRNKFWMDFAGEVKDLEVMEMTENNRKDILALFDENESTVLRRLSGNDGRVVWEYKETSGDVPLQVSTNVEKAFVISLRGSAGAYNIKVTILDALSGKREDELVLGTKADVHDKDDVILVGANSAAPIIAWTDDTRQQLRVSVLGQKTRQEFALSADTISVEIHAPHIVQSQPHFLVHSKTSTGHTAEVYHVDLRTNVITKAYQLPFTSGPGAFSTSSNGANVYFTRITDEELVIFSSISDTVLGRWPLKTTESRLVALHGVSEVVKKAGTDSYAVRSAAVTDTDEWILIRNGDVVWSRPEGLTGAVAATFVEIPESENLAKTLEQEAHSNPLEAYIHRVKRHLEDLQYLPTYLNNIPTRLMSSILGTEVSSHDVKLARDSFGFHKLVVLATRRGMIYVLDAGDHGKILASKRVFDLPKGQKWAIAGIKADDSTGIVTILGTNNDETIVKILPGTSFNIEVLSKGPEGSPATQSAALLNTVSGPRLFPVGSDGELQGLTSDILPNQVAVVRGSDRELKGVAIADGKQTVSWTFVLPKSQRIVDIAARPSHDAVASIGRVLGDRTVKYKYLNPNTLVVAAVDESTKIPSLVIYLLDTVSGQILASSKHEGVDPSKHIECAMAENWFTCTYFGQYRLRDGAQSLKGYQIVVSDLYETDKPNDRGVLGDAENFSSLGPIDAPGDVPLPSVVSQTFILSAPISALEVTQTRQGITSRQVLAYLPENHGIVGIPRMVLEPRRPVGRDPTAAEVEEGLIKYHPAIEIDPKSVHTHERDVIGVQKIIAAPAVVESTSLVFAYGIDVFGSRVAPSFLFDILGKGFNKVTLIGTVLAITAGVMILSPMVRRKQINALWGAPM, encoded by the exons ATGCACCTCCCGACCCAGCTATCGGCGCTCCTCCTGGTCGCGCTGCCATCTGCGGTGCGTGCTGTCTTCCAGGATGAGGTCGGCCACATCGACTACCATTACGAACTCCTGGGCCTCCCCCAACGTGAAACCACCTTCTTCCACAAGCCGAGGCGAGACGACAAGGCGAGCCTGCTCTATACACTAAGCGACGTTGGCGTGCTCGGGGCCGTCAATCCCAGCAGCGGGGCCGTCCTTTGGCGACAACTGCTCAATGGCACCATCAcggacggcggcggcttctTGCGCGCGGGCGAAGGCCAAAACTGGCTGGCCAGCGCCTACGGCCAGTCGGTACACGCGTGGGACGCCGTAAACGGGAGAAATAAGTTTTGGATGGACTTTGCGGGGGAGGTCAAGGACCTGGAGGTCATGGAGATGACTGAAAATAACAGGAAGGATATCCTGGCTTTGTTCGACGAGAACGAGTCGACTGTGCTCAGGAGGCTGAGTGGCAACGACGGAAGGGTTGTGTGGGAATATAAGGAGACATCCGGTGACGTGCCCCTTCAGGTCAGCACCAATGTTGAGAAGGCCTTTGTCATTAGTCTTCGCGGATCTGCCGGTGCCTACAACATCAAAGTCACCATCCTCGATGCCCTCAGCGGGAAGCGCGAGGATGAGCTGGTGCTTGGAACCAAGGCGGATGTTCACGATAAGGACGATGTCATTCTCGTCGGTGCCAACTCTGCGGCTCCTATTATTGCTTGGACCGACGATACTCGTCAACAGCTACGTGTCAGTGTTCTGGGGCAAAAGACACGGCAGGAATTCGCCCTGTCCGCCGACACTATCTCCGTCGAAATCCATGCTCCCCATATTGTCCAGTCTCAGCCGCATTTCCTGGTGCACAGCAAAACCTCTACCGGCCATACTGCTGAGGTGTACCACGTTGATCTTAGGACAAACGTCATCACCAAGGCTTATCAGCTCCCTTTCACTTCTGGACCCGGCGCTTTCTCCACCAGCTCTAACGGTGCGAATGTCTACTTCACTCGTATTACTGACGAGGAGCTGGTCATTTTCTCGTCTATCTCGGACACCGTGCTCGGGCGATGGCCCCTGAAGACGACCGAATCCAGACTGGTTGCCCTCCATGGAGTCTCCGAGGTTGTGAAGAAGGCCGGCACCGATAGCTATGCCGTCAGGTCGGCTGCTGTTACAGATACCGACGAATGGATTCTTATCCGTAACGGAGACGTCGTCTGGTCTCGTCCTGAAGGCTTGACCGGAGCTGTTGCGGCCACTTTCGTGGAGATTCCTGAGAGTGAAAACCTCGCCAAGACTTTGGAACAGGAGGCTCACAGCAACCCTCTCGAGGCTTACATCCATCGCGTCAAGCGTCATCTTGAAGATCTCCAGTACTTGCCCACGTACCTTAACAACATTCCTACCCGCTTGATGAGCAGTATACTTGGCACTGAGGTCTCTTCCCACGATGTTAAGCTTGCCCGGGACAGCTTTGGTTTCCATAAGCTGGTTGTTTTGGCTACAAGGCGCGGTATGATCTACGTCCTTGACGCCGGTGACCACGGAAAAATCCTGGCTTCCAAGAGGGTCTTTGACCTACCCAAGGGCCAGAAGTGGGCTATTGCTGGAATCAAGGCGGATGACTCGACGGGCATTGTCACTATCCTTGGAACGAACAACGATGAGACAATTGTCAAGATTCTCCCGGGTACCTCGTTCAATATAGAGGTGTTAAGCAAGGGGCCGGAGGGATCTCCTGCGACCCAGAGTGCTGCTCTTCTCAACACCGTTTCTGGACCTCGTCTCTTCCCCGTTGGTTCGGATGGTGAACTTCAAGGCCTGACCTCCGACATACTCCCTAACCAGGTTGCTGTGGTCCGCGGCTCCGATAGAGAGTTGAAGGGCGTAGCGATTGCTGACGGAAAGCAAACCGTCTCTTGGACTTTCGTGTTGCCCAAGTCTCAGAGAATCGTCGACATTGCTGCCAGACCTTCTCATGACGCCGTTGCCTCCATTGGTCGCGTCCTCGGTGACCGAACTGTAAAGTACAAGTACCTCAACCCCAACACCCTTGTTGTTGCCGCAGTCGATGAGAGTACCAAGATTCCTTCTCTTGTTATCTATCTGCTTGACACGGTCTCCGGACAGatcttggcctcctcgaaGCACGAGGGCGTTGACCCCAGCAAGCACATTGAGTGTGCCATGGCGGAGAACTGGTTTACTTGCACCTACTTTGGCCAGTACCGCCTCAGAGACGGCGCCCAATCTCTCAAGGGATACCAGATCGTCGTCTCCGACCTTTACGAGACAGACAAGCCCAACGATAGAGGTGTCCTTGGTGACGCCGAGAACTTCTCCTCTCTTGGGCCCATCGATGCTCCGGGTGACGTCCCTCTGCCCTCGGTCGTCTCCCAAACCTTCATTCTCAGCGCTCCCATTTCCGCGCTGGAGGTCACGCAGACCAGACAGGGTATCACTTCTCGCCAGGTGCTGGCTTACCTCCCGGAGAATCACGGTATCGTCGGTATCCCGCGCATGGTCCTCGAGCCCCGCCGCCCTGTTGGCCGTGACCCTACCGCCgccgaggtcgaggaagGCTTGATCAAGTACCACCCCGCCATTGAGATTGACCCCAAGAGCGTTCACACCCACGAGAGGGACGTTATTGGTGTGCAGAAGATCATTGCCGCGCCGGCAGTTGTGGAGAGTACCAGCTTGGTGTTCGCTTATGGCATCGATGTATTTGGGTCGAGGGTAGCGCCGAGCTTCCTATTTGATATTCTCGGCAAGGGCTTCAACAAGGTCACTCTTATTGGAACTGTATTGGCGATTACGGCTGGTGTGATGATTTTGAGCCCGATG GTTCGGAGAAAGCAAATCAACGCGCTTTGGGGTGCTCCGATGTAA